GACTTCCTTCCCATCAACATCAAGAATTACATCACCGCTTTCTATACCGGCTGCTTTTGCAGCTCCGTCCTCGACCAATCCATCAACTAAAACACCGCGAACTTTGTCTAATCCTAAACCCTTTGCCATAGTTTCATCAACATCTTTTATAAAAACACCGATGTAACCACGGTCAATTTTTCCGTCCTCAATCAAGTCATCAATGACTGCTGTCATTAAATCAACAGGAATAGCAAAGCCATATCCCATAAATGTTCCTGTACGTGTAGCAATAGCAGTATTTATTCCAACCAGACTTCCATTTAAATCAAAAAGTCCACCACCACTGTTGCCCGGGTTAATCGCAGCATCAGTCTGTATGTAATGTTCAATTGATGCACCACCGCGACCGCTTATTCTTCCACGTCCGATAGCACTTACAATACCGCTTGTTACAGTATGCTCAAGCCCCATTGGATTTCCGACAGCAAGTACCATTTCACCGATACGAATTTTATCCATATCGCCTATGTGTGCAACCGGCAACCCTTCAGCTTCAATTTTTAGAAGTGCAAGGTCTGTATATGGGTCACGACCAATCAGACTGGCAGTATATTCTTTCTTATCAATGGTTTGGACTTTAATACCCTTATCGGTAGCATTTTCAACTACGTGATTATTTGTTACAATATATCCGTTTTCGGATACAATCACGCCTGAGCCGCTACCTCTGGTGAGATTTGGACCATCTTCTCCTTCAGGTCCACCAAAAAATCTAAAGAAATCATGGAACTCATCTCTTGGCATACTACCGCGTCCCTTGATTTCGGTTTCTACATTGATATACACAATTGTAGGCAGGACAGCAGCGCTGGCTGAAGACATAGCATCATTGATAATCTTCATAGCGTTATCCATCTGGACAGGCGCTACTGAAGCTCCGATTTTAGTTTTTTCATTTGCGAAAAGCGGGCTTAGTACATCTGAATTCAATGAACTAATTAATAATATGCCCATAAATATTCCAATTCCAACCAATAACACTGAGACTATGATAGTCTTTTTCATAATTATATTACTCCATTAAATTGTGATGATATTTGTAGATAATAACGATTTTTCAAGCAATTTCTTGTATTGATATATCTAATTATATAAGTTCGATTTAACTTGAAAAAAGTTTCAATTTCTGAGTTAATATATAATATTTTTTTATTGCTATATGTTCACCATTATAATAACAAAAAAGTCTGCATAAGAATTTTCCCTGCAGACTTAATTTGTTTACTGTACAATAATTTTAGTAATTCATCAAAGTTCCCTGACGCTCTTTAGCAGCTTTGTCCCATTCGGTAACTACTGTTTCAAGTAGTTTAATTTTATCATTCTTTTGAGCTTCGATATCAATACCGACAAACTTCTGAGCTTTTTCTTTTGTAGAAACATCCGGTAGAGAATATGGTATCGGTTGCCCAAGTTTAGTCAGTATCACATTAATTTCGCCTCTTGCTTTTTCAGCTTTTTGAATAGCGGTACCAAGCACTCTGAGTGCTTCGACAGGAGAATGGAAACCAACACCGTTGGCAGCGGCTACCCAGTCCCAACGCCACTGTGCGTGTCTGATGTTTTTCAGAACCGGTGCCATGTCAGCTTCGCTTGCTCCGGCATCCCATGCAGCTTTTGCTTCAATATGTGCAGCCGCTATAGCTTTTTCGGCAATACGTCTGATTTCCAGAACTTTATCCTGACGTGAATATACATCATTACGAAGTTGCTCCTCACTTTCTCTATGGCAGGTCTGGCAGGCATTTGCAATGTTTTGAAGCGGACTGCCGATATGATGGTCTGTAAATTTAATACCACCTTCTACCTTATATGGCATGTGGCAATCAGCACAAGAAACATTGCGGGAAGCATGAACTCCGGTCTTGTAAAGTTCATAATCAGGGTGCTGTGCTTTAAGCATTGGTGCTCTGCTTAGTTTATGTGTCCAGTCGGAGAACTCAATATTATCATAATATTCTTCCATATTATCAGCAGAAAAACCTTTATCCCATGGAAAAACAAGATACTTATTATCTTTTTGGAAATAATATTCCACATGGCACTGAGCACAAACAAGTGAACGCATATCCTGATTTGAAAATTCCTTCATGCTTTTGCCCTGCCTTTCAAATGCTTCCACAAGAGCCGGTCTTGTGATTCTAAGTTTCATAGTTTTCGGGTCGTGGCAATCCTGACATCCAATCGGATTAATGATTTCTTCACCATATTCAATCCATTTCTTATTGTAAAAATTCTCAACTCCCACGGTATTCATCATTCGAGGAACATCAGTACTTTTACAAGTCCAGCAAGTAGCAGGAAGTGGGCTATTGTCAACTCCACCTGTTCTCAAGGTCTGGCGGACATCTTTTACAGCATGCAAATGGCCTCTGCCTTGTTTGTAATCAATTGAAAAAGGATATCCAGCCCAGAGGATTACCAATTCGGGATATTCTTCTAAATAATCAATAGTAGCAGAACCGCCGTGCAAACTTGCAAAACTTGTATCACCTGTTTTTAAGTAAGATTCCCATTCTTTTGGGAAATTTTCTCCCCAGATTTCATTACGAGGCTCCCACTCAGGAATTTCGCGGACTATTTGAAGTCTTGCCGCTTTTTCTGCACGACGTTCCATAATTGAAGCTGTAAATATCCCTGCAGCAAAAACAACTGCTACTGTCACAAAGAATAGTATCCAGTTGAGCATAGGGTTTCTTTTTTTGTTTTCCATGATTAAAACCTTTAATTTTTTGATTTAATTAATTTCTGAATCCACTCCGGAACTGATGGTGTCTGATCCGGTACTAAAGCATAAGGAGTTGATGCCTGACTATTGCCGATACCGTGCGGTACTGTCCTGTGACAATCCCAGCACAATCTTCCTTCTCCATGCGAGAAGGCTTTACCTGTGTGACTTGCAAGTCCTGACTCGCCCAACTGCTTTTCGTGGCAGCGAATGCAATTGTCTTGAACAACTTTTATCCCGGAAGGTTTGATTTGAATGATATCAGGTTCAGTTTTAAGTGTAAATACCGTTGCATGACGCATACCATCACTTGCCTTGAACATATATTTTCTGAATATATTATCATGAGGTACATGACAATCGCTACAACTCACACTTCTGCCATGGCTGCTTTTTGACCAGGTTGCATAGTGTGGGGTCATTAGATGGCAATTGATACAAGTTCTCGATTCATCGCTCAGGTATGAAGAAGCATTGGATAAATGAAAAGCTGTAATTCCCACGCCAAATAATATTCCGACTAAAACCAGCACTACTGACTGCCAGTTTTCAGGCGGCATTATTCTTTTAAGTAATTCAATAATTTTCTTCATATAAATTTCTTTTATATAATCAGAACAATAACTCTGATTTAAAAATAACATTATTTCCTTAGACTACCAAATTTATTTTCCAAAAATTAAATAATTCAATGTAGAAAGATAAAAAATAATAATAATATTATTATCTGACATCTTTTTATCCATTATTTTATAAACCTATTTCAGGACAAGACCTTCGCTCACTTTCCCCATTTGCCAAAGGGGGCAGAGGGATTTGACATTACATCACAATTTATCCGCAAGAATCGCTGATTACTTTGATTAAAAGATTTCACGAATTTGATTTCTCAACAATGGAGCAAGCTCCATTGCGACAATTAATCATTTTGAGGGCAGGTTTGCTTAAAACTTCGTCAATTACTTGGCTTAACAGAAAATTGTTTTTGTCTGAAATATTCCAAAATATCTTCTTTAGGCAAATTGACTAATTTTTGGCTTAATCTGTCTCTTTGCTCACGCATATATTTGACTGCATCAAATTTCTTGTCAATCGCTTTCATAATTTTCAAATTCTCTTGGTGAACGAATTTCTAATAATTTATATCCATTTTTTATGTTTATGGCATTATATCCTCTTATTCTCTAAACATTTACTATATGCTTAAAATTCCAGCTCACTAAATAATCAGAATTATATATTGTTGCTAATGAGATATGTAAACAATCGGCAAAACTTGTTTTCCCAACAACTTTTTCGTTTATATATTCATTAGCTAAATCAATAACATCACTTGTTGTTTCAAGGAATTCAGTGTTCGATGAATTTAGATTGTTAACAAGATTCTTTACATTTTGTGGTGCATTTTCAAGTTCGTCCTGAATGACAGCAGAATACAAGAATATAAAATCGCCATTCCTTAACCTTTCAAATAAAGGAATTGTGTGCTTGGAGAATTCCTCATCGAAGTAACCTCCATAAACTGAAGTATCAATATATAATCTTTGCTTCATTGAATGTTAAACGCAATGAATTGAATATTATTTTCAATATCATTTAAATAGGATATTTATTGCTATCTACTTAATATAACAAAGTCAAACTCTACACTTAATTACTTTTCTCAATACATCCGACGTTTTATATTTCCTTCAGAATCACTCATTATGTAGCTTAAAAGATTTCGCGGATTTAAAAAAAACACAACAAGAAAAATCCCTCAGTTCGTAAACTTCCGAAGTTTTGAAAACTTCGGAAGTTTTAAAATGGGGTCAGAATCGCTGATTAAACGGATTAAAAAAAAATCGCGAATTGCAAAAAGCAAGGGCAGGTTCCGAACCTACCCCTACGGTATTTCACATCTTCACAAATTTCTCCACCTTATTCCCAATTCTGATGAAATACACTCCTGCGGGCAGATGAGATACATCAATTCTTAGTCCCTCTCCAATTTGGAGAGGGGTTGGGGTGAGGTCTTTGATTTCTATTCCAAGTACATCAAATATTTGCACTTTATCAGTCGTAGCAAAGGGCTGAAGCCCTGTGTTGCTGAGCTGGATTGTAATAAAATCACTTGCAGGATTTGGGTGGACAATTATGCTCCTCTCACTATCGGGATTGCTTATACTTGTTGCACCTTTCGATATTACAGATATTTTGACTGTATCTGAAAATCTTGGTGCACATTCATTATAATGGTTGACTTTAGCAAAATAATACCCTGCATCCGAAAAGCCAATATCTTTAATATATCTGTACCACATACCGTATTCTGCTTCTGTTTTATCTATTAATCTTGGTGTGCCGGAAAGGCTTGCCATATAATATAGTTCGACAGATATTGGTAATTGAGGTTCATTATCAAAAAGAATATATATAAGTGTGTCTCTGTCTTCATTTGCTACATTTTTTGATATTGGTTGCCGTTTTATATCAGGCTTTGGTTTTACTTTAAATACAAAACCGGCTGGTGAAGAAACTGAATAATCTTGCTCATTGGGATCTCCTGAGATACTCGCCCTTAAATAGAAAAGACCATTATCAATTTTTCTAAGACTTTTAAAATGCAATACATTTGTCCTGCAGCCACTATAAAATTCAGGATTACAATCAAATCGTATATCAGATCGCCATAGGTAATCTATTTTATTATTATTCGGCTTCATATAAGTAAAATAGAATCGCAATGATGTGGTATCATCTTCACAAAACTCTCTGTATTGATTTAGTGGGTCCCTGCCTTCGAAATCATTTAAATTATCACGAACTGTTACTGTATCGGATTGGCTCATTCCACAGTCATTATAAATAGCTATACTATATTTTTCGTCTATATCTCTATCTCTTACAAAAAATTTAGATAAAGCTCCCATTGAATAAGCCGGATTCGGAATATCATAATAACTCATTTTATAGTCATCTAATTTAATAGAATCAAATAAACTGTCATTTTCATAAACATTCATTACTGAATTGCATGATTTTTTTAAAAATACACGTAATGAGATTCTTTTGTAGCCCAAAAAAGTACCTGTCATAGAATCAATACGAATAGCTATGACTTCAGGTTTTGTACAAATCTCAACATCAACTTCATTTGAAAAAACGGCATAATTAATACTATCAATTCTTGCTTCAAGTTTATATTTTCCTGCATCATTCATTTCAATTGGATTGAATTTAAGCTCGTCAGAAAATACTCCCTGAACATTTTCTTTGTGATAAAATGCTTTGCCATCTTTAAACCATCTGAAAGTTAGTTTATGATTTTCAGGATTTTCTATCTGTGATTTGATTGTTTCGAAATTACCTAAGCATGTGTATATGCCGTTAATTGAAATATCGAGAAGTATAAGATTTTTTATTAGTCTGACTGTTTTGGTTGTGACTGTTCCGCATTTGCCTTCTAATTCTGCAAAGTAATAAGTTGTGTCAGGAATATTTTTAGTATTAATACTTAATTTGCTACTGCTTACTCCATCGTATATTTCGTTGTTTTCTAATTTATGACTTGTTAAATTGTCAAATAAAAACCATTGAATTTTGACAAATTCTTTATTATTTTCTGCTTCAAAAATTTCTAAACCATTAATATGTGCTTCAAATTCAAATGAAACCGTTTCATTATTCAGGGTAGTTAATATATCCTGAGGCTCTTTTGTTATATTAGTCGGTCTGAGTGCATATACAGTTGCGGCGTTTGATTTTATTGTGAGTTCCGAATTTGATACTTCGCAATGATAAATTCCTGAGTTGATGTGTTGAAGATTTTCTATATAAATTACAGGTGTATTTGCTTCATTTATTTTTTGATTGTCTTTGTACCACTGAAAATTTAATTGCTGATTTGATTCCGAGAAAGCCGAAACACTTAAAGAAATTGCCTTTCCGACACATTCCACTTTTGAAGATGGATGAGATGTGATTGTTATGTCATTAGAAAATACTAATGAATATGATAAAAATAATACAAATATATAAATGATTCTCATATTAGATTCTCCTTATTTCAATCAAATTATGGATTGAAAATTCTAAAATTAAGCTGCCAGTTATTTTTATACTTAATTGTTTATAAAATTTTGAACATTATTCTAAAAAACGAAATATAAACCATCATATTGATTAAAATGAAAAATACTCTTGCATTTTCAATGTATAAAAACATACTGACAGCCATTATTATTTTAAACTATTTTACAATTCCGAAGTTACCACTAATTCTTACCATGTCATTATGCTTAATCATAAAAGCATAAGTACCACTTGTAAGTTTGTGTATATCAAGTTGTATATCTTTATCCAGTTGGCTTATTGAGAAACTTTCAATCAAAACCAAGTTTCCGGCAATATCATAAACTTCAACAGAATAAATTCCTTTCGCATCAGAAACAAAATTTAAATTTAGAATATCATTTGCCGGATTTGGAAAAACTACTAATTTATCTCCATACCCGGAAAGATAAGTTTCTTGATTATTTATAGTTTGCTTAAGAGAAGGATTTTCGCATACAGCAAAGCAGGCATCTTCTGGATTCTGTTCATCTATTGGGCATATCGGATTAATGCCTAATGTAGAAACATGAGTTGGTGGTGGGTGTAATTGTCCTGTAGCATCTTTACAGATTTGCCATACTTCTCTACAGCATTGTGTTAAATTTTTGCAGGGCACTAATTTTTTTAGATTACCTCCTCCTGTATAGGGATCTATTTCATATTGCCAGCAAGATGCGTAACTAACAGAAATATTGGTTGTACAAGAACTATTGCTTAATCCTGCGAAGCAACTTGTAAAAGGTACCTTTTTTTCCAAAAGTAGAAATGTCATTTCTCGGACAAGCTCATAGACAGTTCGATTACCTTCGCATGCGGGACCATTTTCAAGACTTCCTACAATTGAATCAATTCTAAAATCACACCAACTCATTCCAGCTTCCGGGCAATCTACAAATCTGTATGACCAATGAACATCATATTTACAAGCTGGGTAAAGGAGATCTGGTAGTGGTTCAATTCCTTGATAAACAAACTCAATTTCAGGACAAATATAGTCATTGCAATAAGGACTATCTCCATAAGAAAAAATATCAACCTTCTGTAACGGTAATAATAAAGTAATTATTACAAGAAAGTACATAGCTCTGATACCGTAATATCTTTTGTTTAGTACCTTATTAAAACTTTCAACAATTGAAAGCTTAGCTTTCATTCCAAAACCTGAAGTTCCGGCAGAATCCCTTACTACATAGCTGTGTTTCCGGGGGGGGGGGGGGTTAAGTTCTTTAAATACATATACTTAGCTCCTTTTAAGAAATTAGTAAAAATTATAAATAATGATTTAACATAATATATGTTAAATTACTTTCCAAAAATATTTTTCAAATAACATAATTTTTCAAATACAATTTAGTAAATATTTTAATATCTACCAAATATTTTACAAAATTATTTAGCTATTTATACAAAAAAAGCGAACTCATATGTTCGCCTTTATCAAAATATCAAATAATAATTGATTAACTCAATAATTCACATAGATATCTCTTCTCTGCACTAATTTTCCATCAAGCCAAATCTCGTCAGGAGTGCCGCCCCATTTATCAACAAAAATCTGTTTATTTCTCATTAATCTTTGCTGATAAGCATCATTGCCTTCATCGGCAAAGCTGCGTGAACGATAGTGATGAATAAAGACATATTTCAGAATAAACGTTTTATATCCTGCGATTTGAGCTCTCATACAGAAATCATCATCTTCATAATTTCCGGGAGAGAAAATTTCATCAAGACCACCAATTTTATCAATTACTTCACGCTTAATCAAAGTGCAGAAAAACGCTACACGTGGGAATTTCATCATTTGTCCCGCATTCTCACGCCTGACTTTTACCGCATAGTCAAGCATTTCCTGCATAGTTTGATATTTGGCATTTCTATCAATCTGATAGCCGCTGATATTATTTGAAATTGGTCCGACAAGCCCGTTCTCAGGCGACTTTTCAATCGCTTCAATCATATCTTCAAGCCAATTCGGAGTGACAACCGTATCATTATTTCCAATCAAGATATAACGCCCTTCACACTGCCTCAATGCCTGATTAACACCCTTCGGAAAGCCAACATTCTCAGGATTTGAAATTACTTTAACATTATTTTGACTGTGCTCCAATTCAGCGAAATAATGCGGAATATTATCATTACTTCCATTATCAACAAGCACAAGCTCAAACGGGGAATTAGTGAATTTATAGATTGAGTCTATACACTCTTTTGTATATTCGTACTGATTTCGTGCAAGAATAATAATTGAAGTCAAATTTTTATGTTTACTTGTTTTAGCAACACTCGGCGACTGATGAGTATTATTGGAATTAATCTTGCTTGGTTTGAACCAGTTAATTCCCCAAATTTCCATTGGACTTGGCACATTACCCGCGCCGTAATAATTCTCAAGTTTACGATATAAACAATCTGTACTTTCCTGAACTAATCTATCTGTATGCGATTTGTTTTCAGTCTTAAAACTTGCCTGCCCAACGTGATAAACAAAAGCATCAAGAGCTACAGCAAGTTTTCCGCCGTTAGTGCGTATTCTCCAGCTTAACTCAAGGTCGTCATTGCCAAGGAATAAATCCTCATCTAATCCGCCATGCTTCTCAATAAATTCACGTCTCACAGCAAGACAAAATCCCATCAAAACCTTTACATCAAGATTTTGACCCGAATATTTTCTAACCAAATAATTTGAAATATCACCAAGGGATTTTATTTCAATTTCATCTTTTACATAAAGCTCCAGCTTTTGATTTCCGGCAACACTATTTGATAGTGGTCCGACAGCAGTAATATTTTCATCTGAAAAATGTGAAGTTAAATTATCAAGCCACCCATGCGTAACGATAGTATCAGGATTAAGCAACACGATAACAGGGTTCTTGCTAAGTCTTATGCCGACATTATTACC
This window of the Ignavibacteriota bacterium genome carries:
- a CDS encoding immunoglobulin domain-containing protein — its product is MRIIYIFVLFLSYSLVFSNDITITSHPSSKVECVGKAISLSVSAFSESNQQLNFQWYKDNQKINEANTPVIYIENLQHINSGIYHCEVSNSELTIKSNAATVYALRPTNITKEPQDILTTLNNETVSFEFEAHINGLEIFEAENNKEFVKIQWFLFDNLTSHKLENNEIYDGVSSSKLSINTKNIPDTTYYFAELEGKCGTVTTKTVRLIKNLILLDISINGIYTCLGNFETIKSQIENPENHKLTFRWFKDGKAFYHKENVQGVFSDELKFNPIEMNDAGKYKLEARIDSINYAVFSNEVDVEICTKPEVIAIRIDSMTGTFLGYKRISLRVFLKKSCNSVMNVYENDSLFDSIKLDDYKMSYYDIPNPAYSMGALSKFFVRDRDIDEKYSIAIYNDCGMSQSDTVTVRDNLNDFEGRDPLNQYREFCEDDTTSLRFYFTYMKPNNNKIDYLWRSDIRFDCNPEFYSGCRTNVLHFKSLRKIDNGLFYLRASISGDPNEQDYSVSSPAGFVFKVKPKPDIKRQPISKNVANEDRDTLIYILFDNEPQLPISVELYYMASLSGTPRLIDKTEAEYGMWYRYIKDIGFSDAGYYFAKVNHYNECAPRFSDTVKISVISKGATSISNPDSERSIIVHPNPASDFITIQLSNTGLQPFATTDKVQIFDVLGIEIKDLTPTPLQIGEGLRIDVSHLPAGVYFIRIGNKVEKFVKM
- a CDS encoding T9SS type A sorting domain-containing protein, coding for MKAKLSIVESFNKVLNKRYYGIRAMYFLVIITLLLPLQKVDIFSYGDSPYCNDYICPEIEFVYQGIEPLPDLLYPACKYDVHWSYRFVDCPEAGMSWCDFRIDSIVGSLENGPACEGNRTVYELVREMTFLLLEKKVPFTSCFAGLSNSSCTTNISVSYASCWQYEIDPYTGGGNLKKLVPCKNLTQCCREVWQICKDATGQLHPPPTHVSTLGINPICPIDEQNPEDACFAVCENPSLKQTINNQETYLSGYGDKLVVFPNPANDILNLNFVSDAKGIYSVEVYDIAGNLVLIESFSISQLDKDIQLDIHKLTSGTYAFMIKHNDMVRISGNFGIVK
- the nrfH gene encoding cytochrome c nitrite reductase small subunit, translated to MELLKRIMPPENWQSVVLVLVGILFGVGITAFHLSNASSYLSDESRTCINCHLMTPHYATWSKSSHGRSVSCSDCHVPHDNIFRKYMFKASDGMRHATVFTLKTEPDIIQIKPSGIKVVQDNCIRCHEKQLGESGLASHTGKAFSHGEGRLCWDCHRTVPHGIGNSQASTPYALVPDQTPSVPEWIQKLIKSKN
- the nrfA gene encoding ammonia-forming cytochrome c nitrite reductase, which encodes MLNWILFFVTVAVVFAAGIFTASIMERRAEKAARLQIVREIPEWEPRNEIWGENFPKEWESYLKTGDTSFASLHGGSATIDYLEEYPELVILWAGYPFSIDYKQGRGHLHAVKDVRQTLRTGGVDNSPLPATCWTCKSTDVPRMMNTVGVENFYNKKWIEYGEEIINPIGCQDCHDPKTMKLRITRPALVEAFERQGKSMKEFSNQDMRSLVCAQCHVEYYFQKDNKYLVFPWDKGFSADNMEEYYDNIEFSDWTHKLSRAPMLKAQHPDYELYKTGVHASRNVSCADCHMPYKVEGGIKFTDHHIGSPLQNIANACQTCHRESEEQLRNDVYSRQDKVLEIRRIAEKAIAAAHIEAKAAWDAGASEADMAPVLKNIRHAQWRWDWVAAANGVGFHSPVEALRVLGTAIQKAEKARGEINVILTKLGQPIPYSLPDVSTKEKAQKFVGIDIEAQKNDKIKLLETVVTEWDKAAKERQGTLMNY
- a CDS encoding Do family serine endopeptidase, with the protein product MKKTIIVSVLLVGIGIFMGILLISSLNSDVLSPLFANEKTKIGASVAPVQMDNAMKIINDAMSSASAAVLPTIVYINVETEIKGRGSMPRDEFHDFFRFFGGPEGEDGPNLTRGSGSGVIVSENGYIVTNNHVVENATDKGIKVQTIDKKEYTASLIGRDPYTDLALLKIEAEGLPVAHIGDMDKIRIGEMVLAVGNPMGLEHTVTSGIVSAIGRGRISGRGGASIEHYIQTDAAINPGNSGGGLFDLNGSLVGINTAIATRTGTFMGYGFAIPVDLMTAVIDDLIEDGKIDRGYIGVFIKDVDETMAKGLGLDKVRGVLVDGLVEDGAAKAAGIESGDVILDVDGKEVNSPSELQSRIVFYKAGDKINVRLWRDRKTITKTVTLKAREEDDLAASTPNKKENEPKPEDNAPVKFESLGFTIAPIDSKIKKDYGVDYGVIVSDVKRFSMAADRGLANRAVITEADKKSIKSPGDLKKIIDSKSEGDVIILNVKYPERSQIVALEVRKS